One Elephas maximus indicus isolate mEleMax1 chromosome 16, mEleMax1 primary haplotype, whole genome shotgun sequence DNA window includes the following coding sequences:
- the ECHS1 gene encoding enoyl-CoA hydratase, mitochondrial, with protein sequence MATLRVLLPRVRSTLRPWAGYPALRSFASGANFEYIITEKKGQSSNVGLIRLNRPKALNALCNSLMMELNQALEAFEGDPAVGAIVLTGGEKAFAAGADIKEMQNHKFQDCYSSGFLSHWDRVTHVKKPVIAAVNGYALGGGCELAMMCDIIYAGEKAQFGQPEILIGTIPGAGGTQRLTRAVGKSLAMEMVLTGDRISAQEAKQAGLISKVFPVETVVEEAIKCAEKIANNSKIVVAMAKESVNAAFEMTLTEGNKLEKKLFYSTFATDDQKEGMTAFMEKRKANFKDQ encoded by the exons ATGGCTACCTTGCGTGTCCTGCTGCCCCGCGTCCGCAGTACCCTGCGGCCCTGGGCCGGCTACCCGGCGCTGCGTTCCTTCGCCTCGG GTGCCAACTTTGAGTATATCATCACAGAGAAGAAGGGGCAGAGTAGCAACGTGGGGCTGATCCGGCTGAACCGCCCCAAGGCACTCAATGCACTATGCAACAGCCTCATGATGGAGCTGAACCAGGCACTGGAAGCCTTCGAGGGAGACCCGGCCGTGGGGGCCATTGTCCTCACTGGTGGGGAGAAAGCCTTTGCAG CGGGAGCTGACATCAAGGAGATGCAGAACCACAAGTTCCAGGACTGCTACTCCAGCGGGTTCTTGAGCCACTGGGACCGAGTGACCCACGTGAAGAAGCCAGTGATTGCTGCCGTCAATGGTTACGCA CTGGGTGGGGGCTGTGAGCTGGCCATGATGTGCGACATCATCTATGCAGGGGAGAAGGCACAGTTTGGGCAGCCCGAGATCCTCATAGGAACCATCCCAG GCGCTGGGGGCACACAGAGGCTCACGCGGGCTGTTGGGAAGTCACTGGCGATGGAGATGGTCCTCACCGGAGACCGGATCTCAGCCCAGGAGGCCAAGCAGGCAG GTCTCATAAGCAAGGTCTTTCCTGTTGAGACTGTGGTTGAAGAAGCCATCAAGTGTgcagaaaaaattgccaacaattCTAAAATTGTGGTAGCAATGGCCAAAGAATCTGTGAATGCAG CTTTTGAAATGACATTAACAGAAGGAAATAAGTTGGAGAAGAAACTCTTTTATTCAACTTTTGCCACC GATGACCAGAAAGAAGGGATGACTGCATTCATGGAGAAGAGAAAGGCCAACTTCAAGGACCAGTAG